The nucleotide window ACTCATTAGATTAACTCGGATACGAATTAAGAATTCAGCTGTGCATACCTGCAAATCCATTTGAGGATTCCAATCCGAATCATAAATGATAACCACGTCAGCGGTTGCCAAATTTATGCCCAAACCTCCAGCGCGTGTTGAaagcataaaaacaaatttggaaCTATTTTCCATATTGTATTCTTGTATTTGTCTGTTACGATCCTCGTGCGGTGTTTGGCCATCTAAACGACAATATTGATAGTTACGCCACAAACAATAATCTTCCAGTATATCCAACATGCGTGTCATTTGAGAAAATATAAGTACACGTGAACCTTGTGCTTGCAACTTAGGCAATAATTTATCGAGTATGACCATTTTGCCCGAGTTATAGACCAAATGTGTATCAGTGGTATACGGTGGACCGGGTTCGGCACCATCAAACAGATATGGGTGATTGGTGCATTTACGCAACtgcatcaaaatattttgtagacGCATTTTCTCCAATTTACCCGCACCATTCACCACATCAATATCTTTCATCAATACTTTTGTATACCATTCACGCTGCATCTTTGAAAGAccgacaaatattttaatttcttttttaggtTTAAGACGACGTTCCACCTCAGCCTTGAGACGACGTAATAAGAATGGTTTCAATACAGCGTGTAAACGTGTAATAAGTGCATCGTCGCCTAGGCAAGTGTTTGTATTGAACCATTCATCGAAATCTTCCGATGAATTGAAGACATCCGGCAACAAGAAATTTAACAAAGCCCACAATTCGTGCAAGTTATTCTGCAATGGCGTACCAGTAATCAGTAGACGATTTGCTGTTTTAAATTCTCGCAGAATTTCCGAGAGCTTGGACTTTTCGTTTTTGATACGATGTGCTTCATCAATAACCATATAACGCCAATTGAATTTCTTGAAAACAGACTTTTCACGGATACACATTTCATAAGAGGTGACGCAAACATCCCATTCACCTGGTAATAATACATCACGTATAAATGTGTTACGAGCGTCTTGGTCACCAATGAGACAGACGGCGCGCAATGAAGGACACCACTTCTTGAATTCATTCACCCAATTTTGTAAAGTGGATTTGGGTACGACGACAATATGTGGACCAGCTTGATTTCTACAAGGAATgatgttataaatttatataaattgtaattaaatccAGTAAACTTACTTGAAATGTTTGAGATAGCCAAGCAAAGAAATCGTTTGTAAAGTTTTACCCAAACCCATTTCATCGGCCAAAATACCATTTATACCGTTTTCATATAGCGATATCATCCAGTTCAAGCCACGCACTTGATAATCGCGCATTTCTCCACCTTTAATGTAACTGGGCGAACTCTCGAAACGAAAAATTTCCTTCGATTGTGTATCTTCCGCCAACAGTTCCTCATCTTCCTCCTGCTCCGTCTTACGGTGACGATggctacaaaatatttttattaataactgtAGAGATTTTTACTTAAACGCGCTTACTCAGCCCCGCCATCTTTTTCCTTCTCCTTGTCTTTGTCTTTGTTCTTCTTTGGTCGTCCTTTAGGTTTGGTTGGGCTTTTCGAACTATTTGTCATGAAATGTGTGAAGATTTCTGTTTGTTTCAGCAAAAAATCAAATCGTTTGCCTCGATCATTTTCAATCTTGTTGTCGAAATCGACTTCCTTCTCAGCAGAGGATGTTGTAGCCTCCGAAGTTGTTTCATTCTGTAAGACATTGGATTCATATTAAAAAACCTATTATTTTGCCGCGTTTTTTTAATAGCATGCTGGCCCGGCATTTCCAGCTGTTCGCATGGCCAAACAAATGCCAAACCAGCGGCGTTGCTTGTTCCGACATGccatgtatatgtatggatatatgtataagtatgcgTAATTGAGACTCATGCTCACATTTCTAAATGGTTGATTTTCACTTACCGAATTGTCGTTAGCTTCCATTACTTCAGGTTTCACTTCTTCTTTGGACATAGTCCTTTGCGTAACAACGTTATCTTGAATActttatttaatagtttttcagttttttcagatataaattgtgtttttcacgagtataaaattttgcaaGTTGCAGACGAATTCACAGAATGAAATATGACATACGAAACAAAGTTGAATAAAAC belongs to Zeugodacus cucurbitae isolate PBARC_wt_2022May chromosome 6, idZeuCucr1.2, whole genome shotgun sequence and includes:
- the LOC105220609 gene encoding chromatin-remodeling complex ATPase chain Iswi; amino-acid sequence: MSKEEVKPEVMEANDNSNETTSEATTSSAEKEVDFDNKIENDRGKRFDFLLKQTEIFTHFMTNSSKSPTKPKGRPKKNKDKDKEKEKDGGADHRHRKTEQEEDEELLAEDTQSKEIFRFESSPSYIKGGEMRDYQVRGLNWMISLYENGINGILADEMGLGKTLQTISLLGYLKHFKNQAGPHIVVVPKSTLQNWVNEFKKWCPSLRAVCLIGDQDARNTFIRDVLLPGEWDVCVTSYEMCIREKSVFKKFNWRYMVIDEAHRIKNEKSKLSEILREFKTANRLLITGTPLQNNLHELWALLNFLLPDVFNSSEDFDEWFNTNTCLGDDALITRLHAVLKPFLLRRLKAEVERRLKPKKEIKIFVGLSKMQREWYTKVLMKDIDVVNGAGKLEKMRLQNILMQLRKCTNHPYLFDGAEPGPPYTTDTHLVYNSGKMVILDKLLPKLQAQGSRVLIFSQMTRMLDILEDYCLWRNYQYCRLDGQTPHEDRNRQIQEYNMENSSKFVFMLSTRAGGLGINLATADVVIIYDSDWNPQMDLQAMDRAHRIGQKKQVRVFRFITENTVEEKIVERAEVKLRLDKLVIQQGRLVDNRTAQLNKDEMLNIIRFGANHVFASKDSELTDEDIDTILERGEAKTAEDKAKLDELGESSLRTFTVDTGGGEGGSTSVYQFEGEDYREKQKLNALGNWIEPPKRERKANYAVDAYFREALRVSEPKAPKAPRPPKQPIVQDFQFFPPRLFELLDQEIYYFRKTVGYKVPKNPELGSEATKMQREEQRKIDEAEPLSEEEIAEKESLLTQGFTTWTKRDFNQFIKANEKYGRDDIENIAKDVEGKTPEEVIEYNAVFWERCHELQDIERIMGQIERGEAKIQRRLSIKKALDQKMSRYRAPFHQLRLQYGNNKGKNYVEREDRFLVCMLHKLGFDKENVYEELRDAIRSSPEFRFDWFIKSRTALELQRRCNTLITLIERENIELEEKERQEKKKKAAKNSTGASTTSAPPAKTNQKRKSEAMPVEKNAKKKKK